One part of the Segnochrobactrum spirostomi genome encodes these proteins:
- a CDS encoding ABC transporter permease, translated as MMATIDDPLIAATAAEPDLPPRRKASELIRRVAFNPIGGIGCTLVAAILIVAIFAPWIAPYSPTAINVRERLADPSLLHLLGTDQLGRDLFSRVVLGTQTAMTVALLSLGLSLAAALPLGLVAGYGPRWLDAALILVFDSLSSLPMIMLGLAMVVLLGPGIPTVILVIVVYSVPSYARLVRSQTLSLKARDFIKAEQAMNAGLGRILFRHLLPNVIGPLLILACLDLSTIITLEAGLSFLGLGVKPQIPSWGNILSDGFAVIRKTPVPVIAGGVPLVLATIGFTFFGEALRDALDPKLARERRP; from the coding sequence ATGATGGCCACCATCGACGATCCCCTCATCGCCGCCACCGCCGCCGAGCCGGACCTGCCGCCGCGGCGCAAGGCGAGCGAGCTCATCCGCCGCGTCGCCTTCAACCCGATCGGCGGCATCGGCTGCACCCTCGTCGCCGCGATCCTGATCGTGGCGATCTTCGCCCCCTGGATCGCACCCTATTCGCCGACGGCGATCAACGTGCGGGAGCGGCTCGCCGACCCCTCGCTGCTCCACCTCCTCGGCACCGACCAGCTCGGCCGCGACCTGTTCTCCCGCGTCGTGCTCGGTACGCAGACCGCCATGACGGTCGCGCTCCTCTCCCTCGGCCTCTCGCTCGCCGCCGCCCTGCCGCTCGGCCTCGTCGCGGGCTACGGGCCGCGCTGGCTCGACGCCGCCCTGATCCTCGTCTTCGACAGCCTGAGCTCGCTGCCGATGATCATGCTCGGCCTCGCCATGGTGGTGCTGCTCGGGCCGGGCATCCCGACGGTGATCCTCGTCATCGTGGTCTATTCGGTGCCGAGCTACGCCCGGCTGGTGCGCTCGCAGACGCTGAGCCTCAAGGCGCGCGATTTCATCAAGGCGGAGCAGGCCATGAATGCCGGCCTCGGCCGCATCCTGTTCCGCCACCTCCTGCCGAACGTGATCGGGCCGCTCCTCATCCTCGCCTGCCTCGATCTTTCCACCATCATCACCCTCGAAGCCGGGCTCTCCTTCCTCGGGCTGGGGGTCAAGCCGCAGATCCCGAGCTGGGGCAACATCCTCAGCGACGGCTTCGCGGTGATCCGCAAGACGCCGGTGCCGGTCATCGCCGGCGGCGTGCCGCTCGTGCTCGCGACCATCGGCTTCACCTTCTTCGGCGAGGCGCTGCGCGACGCCCTCGACCCGAAACTCGCGCGGGAGCGGCGGCCATGA
- a CDS encoding ABC transporter ATP-binding protein: MRTETAAARETSPAADAAGPVLEMRDVSITYAGGVPAAIGVDLTIAAGEIVGVIGESGSGKTSLAHSVLGLLPSSARITGERLSLAGTDLLGADRRTLAGLRGPAAAMVFQNPMTAFSPLHTLGRQLADLMWRERASTEEKRTRIVAALKDVGLSDPEARLGCYPFELSGGMLQRAAIAAALLMRPALLIADEPTTALDVTTEAQILHLMRELNAASGVAILMISHHLGVIAELCDRVAVMYAGRIVEEGPVEAIFAAPRHPYTRALFACEPALIAAGAGRMPVIAGEVPRAGRPGCGFAPRCAEAEGRCASLTPPRVVVDTAGGVHAARCLRLDAAGGTA; the protein is encoded by the coding sequence ATGAGGACGGAGACCGCCGCGGCCCGCGAGACGTCCCCGGCGGCCGACGCCGCCGGCCCCGTGCTCGAGATGCGCGACGTCTCGATCACCTATGCCGGCGGGGTGCCGGCGGCGATCGGCGTCGATCTCACCATCGCGGCGGGCGAGATCGTCGGGGTGATCGGCGAGAGCGGCTCGGGCAAGACCTCCCTCGCCCATTCGGTGCTCGGCCTGCTGCCGTCCTCGGCGCGGATCACGGGCGAGCGGCTCAGCCTCGCCGGGACCGACCTCCTCGGCGCCGACCGCCGCACCCTCGCCGGCTTACGCGGGCCGGCCGCGGCGATGGTGTTCCAGAACCCGATGACCGCCTTCAGCCCGCTCCACACCCTCGGCCGGCAGCTCGCCGACCTGATGTGGCGCGAGCGTGCGTCGACGGAGGAGAAGCGGACGCGCATCGTCGCGGCGCTGAAGGATGTCGGCCTGTCCGATCCCGAGGCCCGACTCGGCTGCTATCCGTTCGAGCTCTCCGGCGGCATGCTCCAGCGCGCCGCCATCGCCGCCGCGCTCCTGATGCGCCCGGCGCTCCTCATCGCCGACGAGCCGACGACCGCCCTCGACGTCACCACCGAGGCCCAGATCCTGCATCTGATGCGCGAGCTCAACGCCGCCTCGGGCGTCGCCATTCTGATGATCTCCCACCATCTCGGCGTCATCGCCGAACTCTGCGACCGGGTCGCCGTGATGTATGCGGGGCGGATCGTCGAGGAGGGACCGGTCGAGGCGATCTTCGCCGCGCCGCGCCATCCCTATACCCGCGCCTTGTTCGCCTGCGAGCCGGCGCTGATCGCCGCCGGGGCCGGGCGGATGCCGGTGATCGCCGGCGAGGTGCCGCGCGCCGGCCGGCCCGGCTGCGGCTTCGCCCCGCGCTGCGCCGAGGCAGAGGGGCGCTGCGCGAGCCTCACCCCGCCGCGGGTGGTGGTCGACACGGCAGGCGGTGTCCACGCCGCCCGCTGCCTGCGCCTCGATGCGGCGGGAGGCACGGCATGA
- a CDS encoding MFS transporter, producing MSTAAAPPSPWSIASPLAGGALHAAGSGLFHTLLPLRLIAAGEGADAVGLVVMAEGAGFLLGCLGSVRLVRSVGEVRAYAAFAAASAVLILTLGFEPRVAVFMAIQAVTGFANAGQSVIIESWLNALVSNERRGRVLTLYVLVLGLFYGLGQLAARTIDPSGDAMLMIAAGLYAAALVPVTAVRVDEPLHHAPVGFRLLAAARTSPLGTFACLATGLISSTFSSIGPLYGLHLGFAQDRIVLLMAATQLGALFLQFPLGALSDRCDRRRMMIWLIGALALICAAFLAVDGATPFWLLIVMFSVFGGVAEIFYPLGVAHANDRAAPAAFVSLSSNLLLTWALGGTIGPAVAAFGVERFGAASFFWYALAVLVPFAALALTRRLEPPVVGSREEFVAYPQTSPAVYEWAPHKDLPAGQPTAARPTGEGTP from the coding sequence GTGAGCACCGCCGCCGCCCCGCCATCGCCCTGGTCGATCGCCTCGCCCCTCGCCGGCGGGGCGCTCCATGCCGCGGGCTCGGGCCTGTTCCACACGCTTCTGCCGCTGCGCCTCATCGCGGCCGGCGAAGGTGCGGACGCGGTCGGCCTCGTCGTCATGGCGGAAGGGGCGGGCTTCCTTCTCGGTTGCCTCGGCTCGGTGCGGCTCGTTCGTTCGGTCGGCGAGGTCCGGGCCTACGCCGCCTTCGCCGCCGCCTCCGCCGTGCTCATCCTGACCCTCGGCTTCGAGCCGCGCGTCGCCGTGTTCATGGCGATCCAGGCGGTCACCGGCTTCGCCAATGCCGGCCAGTCGGTCATCATCGAAAGCTGGCTCAACGCCCTCGTCTCGAACGAGCGGCGCGGCCGGGTGCTGACCCTCTACGTGCTCGTGCTCGGCCTGTTCTACGGCCTCGGCCAGCTCGCCGCACGCACCATCGATCCGAGCGGCGACGCCATGCTGATGATCGCCGCCGGCCTCTATGCCGCGGCCCTGGTGCCGGTCACGGCGGTGCGGGTCGACGAGCCGCTGCACCACGCGCCGGTCGGCTTCCGCCTGCTCGCGGCGGCGCGCACCTCGCCGCTCGGTACCTTCGCGTGTCTGGCGACCGGGCTCATCTCCTCGACCTTTTCGAGCATCGGCCCGCTCTACGGGCTGCATCTCGGCTTCGCCCAGGACCGCATCGTGCTCCTGATGGCGGCGACCCAGCTCGGCGCCCTGTTCCTGCAATTCCCGCTCGGCGCCCTCTCCGACCGCTGCGACCGACGGCGCATGATGATCTGGCTGATCGGCGCGCTGGCGCTCATCTGCGCCGCCTTCCTGGCGGTCGACGGCGCGACGCCGTTCTGGCTCCTGATCGTGATGTTCTCGGTGTTCGGCGGCGTCGCCGAGATCTTCTATCCGCTCGGCGTCGCCCACGCGAACGACCGCGCGGCGCCGGCGGCCTTCGTCTCGCTGTCCTCGAACCTCCTCCTCACCTGGGCGCTCGGCGGCACGATCGGCCCGGCGGTCGCGGCCTTCGGGGTGGAGCGGTTCGGCGCGGCCTCGTTCTTCTGGTACGCGCTCGCGGTTCTGGTGCCGTTCGCCGCCCTCGCCCTCACGCGCCGCCTCGAACCGCCGGTGGTCGGATCGCGGGAGGAGTTCGTCGCCTATCCGCAAACCTCGCCGGCCGTCTACGAATGGGCGCCGCACAAGGATCTGCCGGCGGGACAGCCGACCGCCGCGCGCCCGACCGGGGAGGGCACGCCGTGA
- a CDS encoding CocE/NonD family hydrolase — translation MTRIVETFPRAVRCLDPVFIPLSDGVRLAATIWLPEDAAEKPVPVVLEMIPYRRRSGTVWRDLLMHPYVAGHGFACCRVDLRGSGDSEGLLDDEYTEQEFDDAEEVIAWLAAQPWSTGAVGMTGISWGGFNALQVAARQPPALKAIIALCCSDDRYADDVHYYGGALLTEDAMWSSFMLALGALPPDPQIVGPRWREMWEERLAATTCWSETWLRHQRRDAYWRRGSVCEDFSKIQVPVYAISGWDDTYTNAVPRLLAGLSGPRKGLIGPWTHLYPFLGNPGPAIGYIQEAIRWWRHWLEGEDTGLLDEPMLAAWITEPHAPRPFYPDHPGRWVGEPMWPPHDRAPTVLHLNASGLGAAAEPGRTLVLRSPVTAGRDCGRYGGYGGTVPDMPGDQRREDGIGLAFNTAPLEADLDLLGAPVVEIEGVSDEPLATLTIRLCDVAEDGTSTLATWGALNLSFRDGFAEPKPLVPGERFRARIVLNDLGRRIPAGHRLRLVLADQHWPILWPAPRMATLRFDSGAGRLLLPVRPQRADETAPTFPPPETSAGVPYVETEPERHTRAIKIEAGSGREIMTLASDHGRQILTDRAVTTASRVVDRMEIVEGDPLSACLDTSWVYAFQSGEADVETRSHVTLTADAERFRLRWRLEAREKDKLTFEREGEAWIARDHL, via the coding sequence GTGACGCGCATCGTCGAGACCTTCCCGCGCGCCGTGCGCTGCCTCGATCCGGTGTTCATCCCGCTCTCCGACGGCGTGCGCCTCGCGGCGACGATCTGGCTGCCGGAGGACGCGGCCGAGAAGCCGGTCCCCGTGGTGTTGGAGATGATCCCCTACCGCCGCCGCAGCGGCACGGTGTGGCGCGATCTCCTGATGCACCCTTATGTCGCCGGCCACGGCTTCGCCTGCTGCCGGGTCGATCTGCGCGGCTCCGGGGATTCCGAGGGGCTCCTCGACGACGAATATACCGAGCAGGAATTCGACGACGCCGAAGAGGTGATCGCCTGGCTGGCCGCGCAGCCCTGGTCCACCGGCGCGGTCGGCATGACGGGAATTTCCTGGGGCGGTTTCAACGCGCTCCAGGTCGCCGCCCGCCAGCCGCCGGCGCTCAAGGCGATCATCGCGCTCTGCTGCTCAGACGATCGCTATGCCGACGACGTCCACTATTATGGCGGCGCGCTCCTCACCGAGGATGCGATGTGGTCGTCCTTCATGCTGGCGCTCGGCGCGCTGCCGCCGGACCCGCAGATCGTCGGCCCCCGCTGGCGCGAGATGTGGGAGGAGCGGCTCGCCGCGACCACCTGCTGGTCCGAAACCTGGCTGCGCCATCAGCGCCGCGACGCTTATTGGCGGCGCGGCTCGGTCTGCGAGGATTTCTCGAAGATCCAGGTCCCCGTCTACGCGATCAGCGGCTGGGACGACACCTACACCAACGCGGTGCCGCGGCTCCTCGCCGGCCTCTCCGGCCCGCGCAAGGGCCTGATCGGGCCGTGGACGCACCTCTATCCCTTCCTCGGCAATCCGGGGCCGGCGATCGGCTATATCCAGGAAGCGATCCGCTGGTGGCGGCACTGGCTCGAAGGCGAGGACACCGGTCTCCTCGACGAGCCGATGCTCGCCGCCTGGATCACCGAACCGCACGCGCCGCGGCCGTTCTATCCCGACCATCCCGGCCGCTGGGTCGGCGAGCCGATGTGGCCGCCGCACGACCGCGCCCCGACCGTGCTGCACCTCAACGCGAGCGGCCTCGGCGCGGCGGCCGAGCCGGGGCGCACGCTGGTGCTGCGTTCCCCCGTCACCGCCGGGCGCGATTGCGGCCGCTATGGCGGCTACGGCGGCACGGTGCCGGACATGCCCGGCGACCAGCGCCGTGAGGACGGCATCGGCCTCGCCTTCAACACCGCACCCCTCGAGGCCGATCTCGATCTCCTCGGCGCCCCCGTCGTCGAGATCGAGGGCGTCTCCGACGAGCCGCTCGCCACCCTCACGATCCGCCTCTGCGACGTCGCCGAGGACGGCACCTCGACCCTCGCGACCTGGGGCGCGCTGAACCTTTCCTTCCGCGACGGCTTCGCCGAGCCGAAGCCGCTCGTGCCCGGCGAGCGCTTCCGCGCCCGGATCGTGCTCAACGATCTCGGTCGCCGCATTCCGGCCGGCCACCGGCTCAGGCTCGTGCTCGCCGACCAGCACTGGCCGATCCTGTGGCCGGCGCCCCGCATGGCCACGCTGCGCTTCGACAGCGGCGCCGGACGCCTTCTGCTGCCGGTGCGCCCGCAGCGCGCGGACGAGACCGCCCCGACCTTCCCGCCGCCCGAGACGTCGGCCGGCGTGCCCTATGTCGAGACGGAGCCCGAGCGCCACACCCGCGCGATCAAGATCGAGGCCGGCAGCGGTCGCGAAATCATGACGCTCGCGAGCGACCACGGCCGCCAGATCCTCACCGACCGGGCCGTCACCACGGCCTCGCGGGTGGTCGACCGCATGGAGATCGTCGAGGGCGATCCCTTGTCGGCGTGCCTCGACACAAGCTGGGTGTACGCGTTCCAGAGCGGTGAGGCGGACGTCGAGACGCGCTCCCACGTCACGCTGACGGCCGATGCGGAGCGCTTCCGCCTGCGCTGGCGGCTCGAGGCGCGGGAGAAGGACAAGCTGACCTTCGAACGGGAGGGGGAGGCATGGATCGCGCGAGACCACCTCTGA
- a CDS encoding oxidoreductase, whose product MARDPRYDVLFEPVKIGPVTAPNRFYQVPHASGMTNALPRVRAAFREAKAEGGWGVICTGACSIDPSSDDAPLPFASLWDDNDIRAHALMTDAVHRHGSLAGVELWHGGASVMNRASRLPPLSPSGIPWMATHVGFMGNLRPKTMDRADLKDVLAWQAEGARKARTAGFDIVYVYAGMGYLGYEFLLPEYNQRTDEYGGSIENRVRFVRELIDVTKDAVGKDCGVALRISLEELRGRPGIHAESEAHEVIALLADVPDLFDVKMDSSPTDCSASRFTGEGSHEPVIDFVKKLTEKPVVGVGRFTSPDAMVSQIRRGVLDLIGGARPSIADPFLPRKIAEGRLEEIRECIGCNICISSWHDGVPVRCTQNPTAGEEWRRGWHPERVEQAERPERVLVVGAGPAGLECALTLGRGGHEVTLAEAGRTLGGRLAFETRLPGLSAWGRVVDYRRGRLEAMDNVSIYLESALGVDDILDLAPDHVVVATGARWTPMLYSAMEIPVGRLDHPNVFTPDDIAAGRLPDGPTLVFDFDNYYMGGVLTEHLAAQGLAVSYATPAGQASAWTIMTNELPLVHRALSRRKVAVTTLHILADFDGETATLKHLFTGEETRISCRAVLIVGLRLPRSELFDALTARAADVAAAGIRSVERIGDTLAPGAIAHAVHSGHRLARTLGAAAPDRLYRRDAPIVEVEPGFVARIAAE is encoded by the coding sequence ATGGCGCGGGATCCCCGCTACGACGTGCTGTTCGAGCCGGTGAAGATCGGCCCGGTGACGGCGCCCAATCGCTTCTATCAAGTGCCCCACGCGAGCGGCATGACCAACGCGCTGCCGCGCGTGCGCGCCGCCTTCCGCGAGGCCAAGGCCGAGGGCGGTTGGGGCGTCATCTGCACCGGCGCCTGCTCGATCGACCCGAGCTCCGACGACGCGCCGCTGCCCTTCGCCAGCCTCTGGGACGACAACGACATCCGCGCCCACGCCTTGATGACGGATGCGGTCCACCGCCACGGATCGCTCGCCGGCGTCGAGCTCTGGCACGGCGGCGCCTCGGTGATGAACCGCGCGAGCCGGCTGCCGCCGCTGTCGCCCTCGGGCATCCCCTGGATGGCGACCCATGTCGGCTTCATGGGCAACCTGCGCCCGAAGACCATGGACCGGGCGGACCTCAAGGACGTGCTCGCCTGGCAGGCCGAGGGCGCCCGCAAGGCTCGCACCGCCGGGTTCGACATCGTCTATGTCTATGCCGGCATGGGTTATCTCGGATACGAGTTCCTGCTGCCGGAATATAACCAGCGCACCGACGAATATGGCGGCTCGATCGAAAACCGGGTGCGCTTCGTCCGCGAGCTGATCGACGTCACCAAGGACGCGGTCGGCAAGGATTGCGGCGTCGCGCTGCGCATCAGCCTCGAGGAATTGCGTGGCCGCCCCGGCATCCATGCCGAATCCGAGGCGCACGAGGTGATCGCGCTCCTCGCCGACGTGCCCGACCTGTTCGACGTGAAGATGGATTCGAGCCCGACCGATTGCTCGGCCTCCCGCTTCACCGGCGAGGGCAGCCACGAGCCGGTCATCGACTTCGTCAAAAAGCTCACCGAGAAGCCCGTCGTCGGCGTCGGCCGCTTCACCTCGCCGGACGCGATGGTGTCGCAGATCCGCCGCGGCGTGCTCGACCTCATCGGCGGCGCGCGGCCGTCGATCGCCGATCCCTTCCTGCCCCGCAAGATCGCCGAGGGCCGGCTCGAAGAGATCCGCGAGTGCATCGGCTGCAACATCTGCATCTCGAGCTGGCACGACGGCGTGCCGGTGCGCTGCACCCAGAACCCGACCGCGGGCGAGGAATGGCGCCGCGGCTGGCATCCCGAGCGCGTCGAGCAGGCCGAGCGGCCGGAGCGGGTGCTCGTCGTCGGCGCCGGCCCGGCCGGCCTCGAATGCGCGTTGACGCTCGGCCGCGGCGGCCATGAGGTGACGCTCGCAGAAGCCGGCCGCACGCTCGGCGGCCGCCTCGCCTTCGAGACGAGGCTCCCCGGCCTCTCCGCCTGGGGCCGCGTGGTCGACTACCGGCGCGGCCGGCTCGAGGCGATGGACAACGTCTCGATCTATCTCGAAAGCGCCCTCGGCGTGGACGACATCCTCGACCTCGCCCCCGATCATGTCGTGGTCGCGACCGGGGCGCGCTGGACGCCGATGCTCTATTCCGCGATGGAGATCCCGGTCGGCCGGCTCGACCACCCGAACGTCTTCACCCCCGACGACATCGCGGCCGGGCGCCTGCCCGACGGGCCGACGCTCGTGTTCGATTTCGACAATTATTACATGGGCGGGGTGCTGACCGAGCATCTCGCGGCCCAGGGCCTCGCGGTCTCCTACGCGACACCGGCCGGCCAGGCCTCGGCCTGGACCATCATGACCAACGAGCTGCCGCTGGTGCACCGGGCGCTGTCGCGCCGCAAGGTCGCGGTGACGACGCTCCACATCCTCGCCGATTTCGACGGCGAGACGGCGACCCTGAAGCACCTCTTCACCGGCGAGGAAACGCGGATATCCTGCCGCGCGGTGCTGATCGTCGGCTTGCGCCTGCCGCGCTCGGAGCTTTTCGACGCCCTCACGGCGCGGGCCGCCGACGTGGCCGCCGCGGGCATCCGGTCGGTCGAGCGGATCGGCGACACGCTGGCGCCCGGCGCGATCGCCCACGCGGTGCACAGTGGCCACCGGCTGGCGCGGACGCTCGGCGCCGCGGCACCGGACCGGCTCTATCGCCGGGACGCGCCGATCGTGGAGGTCGAGCCGGGCTTCGTCGCCCGCATCGCCGCCGAGTGA
- a CDS encoding oligopeptide/dipeptide ABC transporter ATP-binding protein codes for MSAPVLETEALSIAVPAGRALPFRPARRLSIVEEVSLAIRPGEIVALVGESGSGKTTFGRALVGLVKPTAGTLTFEGTPLPDFSPASYRRVRARTALLFQDPASSFNPRQRIGSIVAEPRRIAGTGGTDETALAALVRQAGLSPAVLDRFPHALSGGQARRAAIARALSVVPRLVVADEPTAGLDVSVQGGVLNLFLDIRAAHDTAFLVITHNLAVVRHISDRIAILYLGRVVESGPTAAIFRAPRHPYTRALIESEPVPDPRRRRTEPPVAGEVPSLANRPSGCAFHLRCRFAAERCRTEAPPEILVGPDHRLSCHFPLAETAAPAAGPRAAALQKRA; via the coding sequence ATGAGCGCGCCCGTGCTCGAAACCGAGGCGCTGTCGATCGCGGTCCCCGCGGGCCGCGCCCTGCCGTTCCGCCCGGCGCGCCGGCTCTCGATCGTGGAGGAGGTCTCGCTCGCGATCCGTCCCGGCGAGATCGTCGCCCTGGTCGGCGAGAGCGGCTCGGGCAAGACCACCTTCGGCCGCGCCCTCGTTGGGCTGGTGAAGCCGACCGCGGGCACGCTCACCTTCGAGGGCACGCCGCTGCCCGACTTCTCCCCCGCGAGCTATCGCCGCGTGCGGGCGCGCACCGCGCTCCTGTTCCAGGACCCGGCCTCGTCGTTCAATCCACGCCAGCGCATCGGCTCCATCGTCGCCGAACCGCGGCGCATCGCCGGGACCGGCGGCACCGACGAGACGGCGCTCGCGGCCCTGGTGCGGCAGGCCGGCTTGTCCCCGGCGGTGCTCGACCGCTTTCCCCATGCCTTGAGCGGCGGGCAGGCCCGGCGCGCCGCGATCGCCCGCGCGCTTTCGGTGGTGCCCCGCCTCGTCGTCGCCGACGAACCGACCGCCGGCCTCGACGTCTCGGTGCAGGGCGGCGTCCTCAACCTCTTCCTCGACATCCGCGCGGCCCACGACACCGCGTTCCTCGTCATCACCCACAATCTCGCGGTCGTGCGCCACATCTCCGACCGCATCGCGATCCTCTATCTCGGCCGCGTCGTCGAGAGCGGGCCGACGGCGGCGATCTTCCGGGCGCCGCGCCATCCCTATACCCGCGCGCTGATCGAATCCGAGCCGGTGCCCGATCCGCGCCGCCGCCGCACCGAGCCGCCGGTCGCCGGCGAGGTGCCGAGCCTCGCCAACCGGCCGTCGGGCTGCGCCTTCCATCTCCGCTGCCGCTTCGCCGCCGAGCGCTGCCGCACCGAGGCGCCGCCGGAGATCCTCGTCGGCCCAGACCACCGCCTGAGCTGCCATTTTCCGCTCGCCGAGACTGCCGCGCCCGCGGCCGGTCCGCGGGCCGCCGCACTCCAAAAAAGAGCCTAA
- a CDS encoding TetR/AcrR family transcriptional regulator, with product MGGIVLDPSSPHSEPRARFRREAPEDRRRQLGEATLRCVAKHGHAGVSVRQIAAEAGVSPGLITHHFGELEELIAYAFDLMSDRLLAAVNEAVEAAPQTPQARLDAFIESSFSPILMDRGVLGMWVVFWGLILHSPRMASAQRHEYSNYLDSVERLFTDLAGAEGFFVGDVRLAAVSFTALMDGLWLAWCLNPSAFRPEDGVEQARRWIEGLRRGLYA from the coding sequence ATGGGCGGTATCGTCTTGGATCCTTCATCCCCCCATTCGGAGCCGCGGGCGCGGTTCCGCCGCGAGGCTCCTGAAGATCGTCGGCGCCAACTCGGCGAGGCGACGTTGCGCTGTGTCGCCAAGCACGGCCATGCGGGCGTGTCGGTGCGTCAGATCGCGGCCGAGGCGGGGGTTTCCCCGGGGCTCATAACCCATCATTTCGGCGAACTCGAAGAGCTGATCGCCTACGCCTTCGACCTGATGTCGGACCGCCTTCTCGCGGCCGTCAACGAAGCCGTCGAAGCGGCGCCGCAGACGCCCCAGGCGCGGCTCGACGCCTTCATCGAATCCTCGTTCTCGCCGATCCTGATGGACCGCGGCGTGCTCGGCATGTGGGTGGTGTTCTGGGGGCTGATCCTGCACTCGCCGCGCATGGCGAGCGCGCAGCGGCACGAATACTCGAACTATCTCGACAGCGTCGAGCGCCTCTTCACCGACCTCGCCGGGGCGGAAGGGTTCTTCGTCGGCGACGTGCGGCTCGCGGCCGTGTCGTTCACGGCTCTGATGGACGGGCTCTGGCTCGCCTGGTGTCTGAACCCGTCCGCGTTCCGCCCCGAGGACGGCGTCGAGCAGGCCCGCCGCTGGATCGAAGGCTTACGCCGCGGCCTCTACGCCTGA
- a CDS encoding 4'-phosphopantetheinyl transferase family protein gives MGVQTERISGSPPPGEREISVWTLPTDIMAAADGPRLSAVLDEGERARANAFRLEDDRLSYCLAHGLLRRALSTLSPGIPPSAWRFERGPHGKPHIAGPIETDLAFSLSHTRGLVAIALARGLALGVDVEADSRDVNGVEIATRFFSRDEANALRALPAETCPRAFLALWTLKEAIVKASGRGLTQDLSSFTVELDRPPRIASHDASLADASRWRLWHARTGRHHLALAALDADPEHWTIVHRRLAGWDSPVH, from the coding sequence ATGGGCGTCCAGACCGAGAGAATATCCGGCTCGCCCCCTCCGGGGGAACGGGAGATCTCGGTCTGGACGCTGCCGACCGACATCATGGCCGCGGCCGACGGGCCGCGGCTGTCCGCCGTGCTCGACGAAGGCGAGCGGGCCCGGGCCAACGCCTTCCGCCTCGAAGACGACCGGCTCAGCTACTGTCTGGCACACGGGCTGCTGCGGCGGGCCTTGTCCACCCTCTCGCCCGGCATACCCCCCTCGGCCTGGCGGTTCGAGCGCGGCCCCCACGGCAAGCCGCACATCGCCGGCCCGATCGAGACCGACCTCGCCTTCAGCCTGTCCCACACCCGCGGCCTCGTGGCGATCGCGCTTGCCCGCGGCCTGGCGCTCGGGGTCGATGTCGAAGCCGACTCCCGCGACGTGAACGGCGTCGAGATCGCGACCCGGTTCTTTTCCCGCGACGAGGCGAACGCCCTGCGGGCGCTGCCGGCCGAAACCTGCCCGCGCGCCTTTCTCGCCCTGTGGACCCTCAAGGAAGCCATCGTAAAAGCCTCCGGCCGCGGGCTGACCCAGGATCTGTCAAGCTTCACCGTGGAACTCGACCGGCCGCCCAGGATCGCCTCCCACGATGCGAGCCTCGCCGACGCCTCGCGCTGGCGGCTGTGGCACGCCCGCACCGGCCGCCACCATCTCGCGCTCGCGGCGCTCGACGCCGACCCGGAGCATTGGACGATCGTCCACCGCCGCCTCGCCGGGTGGGATTCGCCGGTGCATTGA
- a CDS encoding ABC transporter permease, whose product MIFFILRRVALGCAILAVVAILLFTMMHLIPGDPSVVALGPRSTPEMREAFRQLMGLDKSVPEQLGLFLGRLAHGDLGEDVWSRRPVAVMIWEVLPYTVTLALTSLAWAVGLGTLLGCVAVTHHGRWPDWLIGVLSVGFVAVPSFVVALYSLLVFAVALNWLPAIGAGEPGNLASQAKALILPSFAIGLGWVGYIARIVRAAMIEAMGEPYVRTLRAFGVAEGRIVYAYALKQGFLAVVSVIAIGFGGLLTGSVFAEIVFSRPGLGKMTYDAVISRNYPIVIGTVLVTSALYVTCMIVADVAVAWLDPRVRRSL is encoded by the coding sequence ATGATCTTCTTCATCCTCCGCCGCGTCGCCCTCGGCTGTGCCATTCTCGCCGTCGTCGCGATCCTGCTCTTCACCATGATGCACCTCATCCCCGGCGATCCGAGCGTGGTCGCTCTCGGGCCGCGCTCGACACCGGAGATGCGCGAGGCGTTCCGCCAATTGATGGGGCTCGACAAGTCGGTGCCCGAACAGCTCGGCCTGTTTCTCGGCCGGCTCGCCCATGGGGATCTCGGCGAGGACGTCTGGAGCCGGCGCCCGGTCGCGGTGATGATCTGGGAGGTGCTGCCCTACACGGTGACGCTCGCGCTCACGAGCCTCGCCTGGGCGGTCGGGCTCGGCACCCTGCTCGGCTGCGTCGCCGTCACCCACCACGGCCGCTGGCCGGATTGGCTAATCGGCGTGCTCTCGGTCGGCTTCGTCGCCGTCCCCTCCTTCGTTGTCGCGCTCTATTCGCTGCTCGTGTTCGCCGTCGCGCTCAACTGGCTGCCGGCGATCGGGGCGGGCGAGCCGGGGAACCTCGCCAGCCAGGCGAAAGCGCTCATCCTGCCCTCCTTCGCGATCGGGCTCGGCTGGGTCGGCTATATCGCGCGCATCGTGCGGGCCGCCATGATCGAGGCGATGGGCGAGCCCTATGTCCGCACTCTCCGCGCCTTCGGCGTCGCCGAGGGCCGCATCGTCTATGCCTATGCCCTCAAGCAGGGCTTCCTCGCCGTCGTCTCGGTGATCGCGATCGGCTTCGGCGGTCTCCTAACCGGCTCGGTGTTCGCCGAGATCGTGTTCTCCCGCCCCGGCCTCGGCAAGATGACGTACGACGCCGTCATCTCGCGCAATTATCCGATCGTCATCGGCACGGTGCTCGTCACCTCGGCCCTCTACGTGACCTGCATGATCGTCGCCGACGTCGCCGTCGCCTGGCTCGATCCCCGCGTGCGGAGGTCGCTGTGA